One Planctomycetia bacterium DNA segment encodes these proteins:
- a CDS encoding PSD1 and planctomycete cytochrome C domain-containing protein, which yields MAIVLMFLSAVAAQADDLSSGERVLFNRDVRPILSDKCFACHGPDKNEREAELRLDTEAGLLGVDGEPGVVVPMKSAESRLVERIRAEDVAERMPPEEFGKPLSDTEIETLRRWIDQGASWEGHWSFLPIEPPQDAASNHHEDWIRNEIDRQVLLTMREHELAPSAPADPRTLLRRVSLDLTGLPPTPERVSQILQDTTPGAWERYVDDLLASPAHAERMAVWWLDLVRYADSVGYHGDQEVSVHPYREYVIQSFWRNKPFDVFTREQLAGDLLPQPTQEQRIASGYNRLGMMSAEGGVQDKEYLAKYIAERVRNLSGAWLGVTLGCCECHDHKYDPFKTKDFYSLEAFFADIEERGLYSGANADGNWGPRISAPTPEQSQKLAELETQISATGQVLATNTPDLEREQLAWEQRHIEWTTLAPASVVSAEGATLTVQANDAVLASGASPTTDVYTVSFTGLSGTFTAIRLETLPDESLPQLGPGRADNGNFVLSEFDAKVSSSAEGTDARTIAFQSATATFEQTAYSEGHPNGRWAVAAAIDGDQHGPTWGWAIAEQVGQSQSAVFVCSEPVEMVPADVVTLTLRQSLDSPRHTLGKFRLAIAREALPARMFDYPPPAIAAILVAPGETRSTEQQAELAAHFRSIAPSLDASRSRLAVLTAERDALGQSISTSLVTAAVEPRMIRVLARGNWMDESGEIVKPGFPDCLPSSPTADRRLNRLDLANWVVSPENPLTARVFVNRVWKLLFGAGLSRRVDDLGAQGEWPSHPELLDWLAADFRDHGWDVRRLVRQIVLSNAYQQSSVVSNAARELDPANRWLARQSAFRLDAEFVRDNALSVSGLLVERVGGPSVRPYQPPGFWAYLNFPQREWQNSQGDGLHRRGVYTHWQRQYLHPSLSAFDAPSREECTADRPRSNTPMQALVLLNDPTYVEAARAFAAKLMREGGADTDARIHWAFERALLRPAKPEEVAALQSLYEKHLAQLRDDPAAVAALTGIDENAASVDIDRSELAAWTSVSRAILNLHETVTRN from the coding sequence GTGGCAATCGTACTGATGTTTCTATCGGCAGTCGCGGCGCAAGCCGATGATCTGTCGAGCGGCGAGCGCGTGTTGTTTAATCGTGACGTGCGCCCGATTCTCTCTGACAAGTGTTTCGCTTGCCATGGACCCGACAAGAACGAGCGCGAAGCGGAATTGCGACTTGATACGGAAGCCGGTTTGTTGGGCGTCGACGGCGAGCCTGGCGTGGTGGTACCGATGAAGTCGGCGGAAAGCCGGCTCGTGGAACGGATCAGGGCGGAAGATGTCGCCGAGCGCATGCCCCCGGAGGAATTCGGCAAGCCGCTCAGCGACACGGAGATCGAGACGCTGCGGCGTTGGATCGATCAAGGCGCATCCTGGGAGGGGCATTGGTCGTTCCTTCCCATTGAGCCGCCACAGGATGCAGCGAGCAACCATCACGAGGACTGGATTCGTAACGAGATTGATCGACAAGTGCTCTTAACGATGCGGGAACACGAACTCGCGCCTTCCGCGCCGGCCGATCCGCGCACGCTGTTGCGGCGAGTCAGTCTTGACCTCACCGGTTTGCCGCCGACGCCGGAGCGCGTATCGCAAATTCTCCAAGACACGACGCCCGGCGCGTGGGAGCGCTACGTCGATGACTTGTTGGCGTCCCCTGCACATGCGGAGCGCATGGCGGTCTGGTGGCTGGACTTGGTGCGCTACGCGGACAGCGTTGGCTATCACGGCGATCAGGAGGTGAGCGTTCATCCCTATCGCGAGTATGTGATTCAATCCTTTTGGCGCAACAAACCGTTTGATGTCTTCACGCGCGAGCAGTTGGCTGGCGACCTGTTGCCCCAGCCGACGCAGGAGCAACGCATTGCATCCGGTTACAACCGCCTCGGCATGATGAGCGCCGAAGGGGGCGTGCAGGATAAGGAGTATCTGGCCAAGTACATCGCCGAACGCGTGCGCAACCTCAGCGGCGCCTGGCTCGGCGTCACGCTGGGGTGCTGCGAATGCCACGATCATAAGTACGATCCTTTTAAGACGAAGGACTTTTACAGCCTCGAAGCCTTCTTCGCAGACATCGAGGAGCGCGGCCTCTATTCCGGGGCGAACGCCGACGGCAACTGGGGCCCTCGGATTTCAGCGCCGACTCCGGAGCAATCTCAAAAGCTGGCCGAACTCGAAACCCAGATCTCCGCCACAGGGCAGGTGCTCGCGACGAACACGCCTGATCTCGAACGCGAGCAGCTGGCCTGGGAACAACGACACATTGAGTGGACGACATTGGCTCCCGCGTCGGTCGTTTCGGCCGAGGGCGCGACGTTGACCGTGCAGGCAAACGACGCGGTGCTGGCTTCCGGCGCAAGTCCGACGACGGACGTCTACACCGTTTCCTTCACTGGCCTGTCCGGCACGTTCACGGCCATCCGACTCGAAACGTTGCCGGACGAGTCGTTGCCGCAACTCGGACCCGGCCGCGCCGACAACGGCAACTTCGTTTTGAGTGAATTCGATGCGAAGGTTTCGTCCAGCGCCGAAGGTACGGACGCCAGGACCATCGCGTTCCAAAGTGCCACGGCGACCTTCGAGCAAACCGCGTACTCCGAAGGACATCCCAACGGACGTTGGGCGGTCGCGGCCGCCATCGACGGCGATCAGCATGGCCCGACCTGGGGCTGGGCGATCGCCGAACAAGTCGGCCAGTCGCAATCCGCCGTGTTTGTCTGCTCCGAGCCGGTCGAGATGGTCCCGGCCGACGTCGTAACCCTCACGCTCCGTCAGTCTCTCGACAGTCCGCGGCACACGCTCGGAAAATTCCGCCTGGCGATTGCCCGTGAAGCATTGCCGGCGCGGATGTTCGACTATCCGCCGCCTGCCATCGCGGCAATCCTCGTGGCGCCGGGCGAAACGCGATCCACGGAGCAACAGGCGGAGTTGGCGGCGCATTTTCGGTCAATCGCCCCTTCTCTGGATGCCTCGCGCAGTCGCCTGGCGGTACTTACCGCGGAGCGTGATGCACTAGGGCAATCGATCTCGACCAGCCTGGTGACCGCGGCCGTCGAACCGCGCATGATTCGCGTCTTGGCGCGCGGCAACTGGATGGACGAAAGCGGCGAGATCGTCAAGCCAGGCTTTCCCGACTGCTTGCCATCTTCGCCAACGGCGGATCGGCGGTTGAATCGCCTGGACCTCGCGAATTGGGTTGTCTCGCCCGAGAATCCTTTGACGGCGCGGGTGTTCGTGAATCGCGTCTGGAAGCTGCTCTTTGGCGCTGGCCTGTCGCGGCGCGTCGATGACCTCGGCGCGCAGGGAGAATGGCCCAGCCATCCCGAACTACTGGATTGGCTCGCCGCGGATTTTCGCGACCATGGTTGGGATGTACGTCGGCTGGTACGACAAATCGTGCTCAGCAACGCGTATCAGCAATCGTCCGTGGTCAGCAACGCGGCGCGCGAGCTCGATCCCGCGAATCGCTGGCTAGCGCGACAATCCGCTTTTCGCCTGGACGCCGAGTTCGTGCGTGACAATGCCTTGTCGGTCAGCGGATTGTTGGTGGAACGCGTCGGCGGGCCGAGCGTGCGACCGTATCAACCGCCTGGCTTCTGGGCATATCTCAATTTCCCGCAGCGCGAATGGCAGAACTCGCAGGGCGACGGACTCCATCGGCGCGGAGTTTACACCCATTGGCAGCGGCAGTATTTGCATCCGTCACTGTCGGCGTTCGACGCGCCGAGCCGCGAGGAATGCACTGCCGATCGCCCGCGTTCGAACACGCCCATGCAGGCCCTGGTGTTGCTGAACGATCCCACTTACGTCGAAGCCGCTCGCGCGTTCGCCGCCAAGCTCATGCGTGAAGGCGGCGCCGACACGGATGCGCGCATCCATTGGGCCTTCGAACGTGCGCTCTTGCGCCCGGCGAAACCGGAGGAAGTTGCAGCGCTCCAATCGCTGTACGAGAAACATCTCGCCCAACTGCGCGACGATCCAGCCGCGGTCGCAGCGCTGACGGGCATCGATGAGAATGCCGCGTCAGTCGATATCGATCGCAGCGAACTCGCGGCCTGGACAAGCGTCTCGCGCGCTATTTTGAATCTGCACGAAACCGTGACGCGCAATTAG
- a CDS encoding protein kinase, whose amino-acid sequence MAQIQADRNLLFGILALQMDFITKDGLVAAMNAWVLNKQAQLGELLVERKLMDSDRRSLLNALVEEHVKLHGGIEQSLAALSAVDTVVEELRSIADGDLQASLAGFAHQVTAMGRSTLPLTGLRTNGKSNGAVASVAVAAPPEKKVSRFEVLRPHAGGGLGEVFVARDTELNREVALKQIRPRHADNLESRARFLLEAEVTGGLEHPGIVPVYGLGAYDDGRPYYAMRFIRGDSLQDCIRKFFAADGNSKRDPCERALALRELLRRFVDVCNAMEYAHSRRVLHRDLKPGNIMVGKYGETLVVDWGLAKPLDQVEEAVFPGEGALRPMSATGTVETQVGRAVGTPAYMSPEQAAGRIDQLGPASDVYSLGATLFALLTGRAPFEGGDVGSTLQRVQSGDFPRPRIVNHRVPKPLEAICVRAMALKPEDRYASPQALAHDLEHWLADEPVGAYQETASEKIGRWTRRHRAIAQSSVVALLAIAVVSMIACALIERARDAEAEARNNESIARAEAEASFQDAKNAVNEFFTKVSEEKLLEVPGLQPLRRELLESAERYYTGFIKDRGDDPDLKLDLAAAHYRVGRIADEIGTNQAALESFNRAMQVQVAAAQAPDAPMSVMEDLANTHNAMGEVLMESGMLPDAQDSFAKAHKLRDDLVRHVDRDGKLRRKLANSINNMAAVQSMMGKPQSAITEFERALDEREKLVLDFPKESLYLSDLAEGYYNLAAFHLQHENPVAARESLEKALAAYRDVLNLEPGNPDFERGMALSWRELGRAEQSSGNREAASKAYEESRDLLDRLSAKNPFVVEYQADNAAVYIDLANLSEEAPNLAIEWLTRARTILERLVKLDPGDARYASDLLVCLTNLGLNQLHAGQAIASRDTLEQALAKYQAQVDEHPTLQQDEKLLTHEADLRYAVALARAQSDNLPEALPVYLQAEKLREKLLQADPRDASRLMALARLQDELAVVHSRLENPDQAIAACREATPHFRTARELKLDEPSRQELRQHLRQLAVFEREFGGMDESLAALSEQRSLSGDRADELYATTIEYCANADWVGGDEEDALTVEELAQRNRCLDEALTTLQAAVAAGYDRAQLKDDQELGLLRDDPDFQQWLGKP is encoded by the coding sequence ATGGCCCAAATTCAAGCTGACCGCAACTTGCTGTTCGGCATTCTTGCCCTGCAGATGGATTTCATCACCAAGGACGGCCTGGTGGCCGCGATGAACGCCTGGGTGCTGAACAAGCAGGCGCAGCTCGGCGAATTGCTCGTCGAGCGGAAGTTGATGGATTCAGATCGACGTTCGTTGTTGAATGCGCTGGTCGAAGAACACGTCAAACTGCATGGCGGCATCGAACAGAGCCTCGCGGCGCTGAGCGCCGTGGACACCGTCGTCGAGGAATTGCGGTCGATCGCCGATGGAGATCTCCAGGCCAGCCTCGCCGGTTTCGCACATCAAGTCACCGCCATGGGACGCAGCACGCTGCCACTGACGGGCCTGCGCACGAACGGCAAGTCGAACGGCGCCGTGGCGTCGGTCGCAGTTGCCGCGCCGCCGGAGAAAAAGGTCTCGCGCTTCGAAGTGTTGCGCCCCCATGCCGGAGGCGGACTCGGCGAGGTCTTCGTGGCTCGCGACACAGAATTGAATCGCGAAGTCGCCCTCAAGCAAATCCGCCCGCGCCATGCCGACAATCTGGAAAGCCGGGCCCGCTTCCTGCTGGAAGCCGAGGTGACCGGCGGTTTGGAACATCCCGGCATCGTCCCGGTTTACGGGCTCGGCGCCTACGACGACGGCCGACCGTACTACGCGATGCGGTTCATCCGTGGCGACAGCCTGCAGGATTGCATTCGCAAGTTCTTCGCCGCCGACGGCAATTCGAAGCGCGATCCGTGCGAACGAGCTTTGGCCCTCCGCGAGTTACTGCGCCGCTTCGTCGACGTCTGCAACGCGATGGAATACGCCCATAGCCGCAGAGTGTTGCATCGTGATTTGAAGCCCGGCAACATCATGGTCGGCAAGTACGGCGAAACGCTCGTCGTCGACTGGGGGTTGGCGAAACCATTGGATCAAGTCGAAGAGGCGGTCTTTCCGGGCGAAGGCGCGTTGCGGCCGATGTCGGCGACGGGCACCGTGGAAACGCAGGTCGGCCGGGCGGTCGGCACGCCGGCGTACATGAGTCCGGAACAGGCCGCGGGGCGAATCGATCAACTTGGGCCCGCCAGCGATGTATACAGTCTGGGCGCGACGCTGTTCGCGCTGTTGACGGGGCGGGCGCCGTTCGAGGGCGGCGATGTCGGCAGCACATTGCAACGCGTGCAGAGCGGCGATTTTCCCAGGCCGCGGATCGTTAACCATCGCGTGCCGAAGCCGCTGGAGGCCATTTGCGTCCGCGCGATGGCGCTCAAGCCGGAGGACCGTTACGCGTCGCCGCAAGCCTTGGCGCACGACCTGGAACATTGGCTCGCCGACGAACCGGTCGGGGCCTACCAGGAAACCGCAAGCGAAAAAATCGGCCGCTGGACGCGGCGACACCGCGCGATCGCGCAATCCAGCGTAGTGGCCTTGCTGGCAATTGCCGTGGTCTCGATGATCGCTTGCGCATTGATCGAACGCGCACGGGACGCGGAAGCCGAAGCGCGGAACAACGAATCAATCGCCCGCGCCGAAGCGGAAGCCAGCTTCCAGGACGCCAAGAATGCGGTGAATGAATTCTTCACCAAGGTCAGCGAGGAAAAGTTGCTGGAAGTGCCGGGCTTGCAGCCACTGCGGCGCGAGCTGCTGGAATCGGCCGAGCGCTACTACACCGGCTTCATCAAGGATCGCGGCGACGATCCGGACCTCAAGCTCGACCTGGCCGCCGCGCATTATCGGGTGGGCCGGATCGCCGACGAGATCGGCACGAATCAAGCGGCGCTCGAATCGTTTAACCGTGCCATGCAAGTGCAGGTTGCAGCCGCGCAAGCGCCCGACGCCCCGATGTCGGTGATGGAAGATCTGGCCAACACGCACAACGCGATGGGCGAGGTGCTGATGGAATCCGGCATGTTACCCGATGCCCAAGACTCCTTCGCCAAGGCGCACAAACTGCGCGACGATCTGGTGCGCCACGTCGATCGCGACGGCAAGTTGCGCCGCAAGTTGGCCAACAGCATCAACAACATGGCCGCCGTGCAGTCGATGATGGGCAAGCCCCAATCGGCGATCACGGAATTCGAACGCGCGCTCGACGAACGTGAAAAGTTGGTGCTCGACTTCCCGAAGGAATCGCTTTATCTCAGCGACCTGGCCGAGGGCTACTACAATCTGGCCGCGTTCCACCTGCAACATGAGAACCCGGTGGCCGCGCGCGAGTCCTTGGAAAAAGCTCTGGCCGCGTATCGCGACGTCTTGAACCTGGAACCCGGCAATCCGGACTTTGAGCGGGGCATGGCGCTCAGCTGGCGCGAGCTCGGACGTGCCGAGCAGTCGAGCGGCAACCGCGAGGCCGCGTCCAAGGCCTATGAGGAATCGCGCGATCTGCTGGATCGCCTCTCCGCCAAGAACCCCTTCGTCGTGGAGTATCAGGCCGACAACGCCGCCGTCTATATTGATTTAGCCAACCTCTCCGAGGAAGCACCCAATCTCGCGATCGAATGGCTTACCCGCGCGCGGACGATCCTGGAACGGCTCGTCAAGCTCGATCCGGGCGATGCGCGCTACGCGAGTGATCTGCTCGTGTGCTTGACGAACCTGGGCCTCAATCAATTGCACGCCGGGCAGGCCATCGCCTCGCGCGATACGCTGGAACAGGCGCTGGCGAAGTATCAGGCGCAAGTGGATGAGCATCCGACGTTGCAGCAGGACGAAAAACTGCTGACGCACGAAGCCGACTTGCGGTATGCCGTGGCACTTGCACGTGCGCAATCAGACAATTTGCCGGAAGCGTTGCCGGTCTACCTGCAAGCCGAGAAACTTCGCGAGAAACTGTTGCAAGCCGACCCGCGCGACGCCAGCCGACTGATGGCGCTGGCCCGCTTGCAGGACGAGTTGGCCGTGGTGCATTCGCGACTGGAAAATCCCGATCAGGCGATCGCCGCCTGTCGCGAGGCCACCCCTCATTTCCGGACCGCGCGGGAATTGAAGCTCGACGAGCCAAGCCGCCAGGAGCTGCGCCAGCATCTTCGACAATTGGCGGTGTTCGAGCGAGAATTCGGCGGCATGGACGAATCGCTGGCCGCGCTGTCGGAGCAGCGTTCGTTGAGCGGCGACCGCGCGGATGAGTTATACGCCACAACGATCGAGTACTGTGCCAACGCGGACTGGGTCGGCGGCGACGAAGAGGACGCCCTGACCGTCGAGGAGCTGGCCCAACGCAACCGATGCTTGGACGAGGCCCTGACCACGCTGCAAGCCGCCGTGGCCGCCGGGTATGATCGCGCGCAGCTCAAGGACGATCAGGAATTGGGGCTCTTGCGCGATGACCCGGACTTCCAGCAGTGGCTCGGCAAGCCTTAA
- a CDS encoding sugar phosphate isomerase/epimerase family protein, producing the protein MHPCLAQISTLNASFAQDIEDYAAGACHSIEVWFTKLENHVREHSLEHVKELLAEHDVRLSVAAGQGGLLTSQGAARAEAWRLFDSRLPLCQVLGIETVVIAGDVGAPFAQVDLDRLLVSLADAARRGADHGVRLALEFQAEAAFPNNLQTAAAIVEQVGLPNLGLCLDAFHFSVGRSKTEDLAYLGPHNLFHVQLCDLADRPRELASDADRILPGDGDLPLESLLEALRGLGYAGHVSIELMNPVIWQISGRQFSEVAMTALRKLLGQASMQ; encoded by the coding sequence ATGCATCCCTGTCTTGCCCAGATCTCCACGCTCAATGCCTCGTTCGCGCAAGATATCGAGGACTACGCCGCCGGCGCGTGTCACTCGATCGAAGTGTGGTTCACCAAGTTGGAGAACCACGTTCGCGAGCATTCATTGGAGCATGTGAAGGAGCTACTCGCCGAGCACGACGTCCGGCTGTCGGTCGCCGCGGGTCAGGGCGGGCTGCTCACCAGCCAAGGGGCGGCCCGGGCGGAAGCCTGGCGGCTGTTCGATTCTCGGCTCCCACTCTGCCAGGTGTTGGGAATAGAGACGGTCGTCATCGCAGGGGACGTCGGCGCGCCGTTTGCGCAGGTCGACCTCGACCGGCTGCTGGTTTCCCTGGCGGACGCGGCGCGCCGCGGGGCCGATCACGGCGTCCGGCTGGCCTTGGAATTCCAGGCCGAAGCGGCGTTTCCCAATAACCTCCAGACCGCGGCGGCAATCGTGGAACAGGTCGGGCTGCCGAACCTCGGGCTGTGTCTGGATGCCTTTCATTTCTCGGTGGGACGGAGCAAGACCGAGGATCTGGCCTATCTTGGCCCGCATAACCTGTTCCACGTCCAATTATGCGATCTGGCCGACCGTCCTCGGGAACTGGCCTCAGACGCCGACCGGATTCTGCCGGGCGACGGCGATTTGCCGCTGGAATCGCTGCTGGAAGCCCTCCGCGGCTTGGGTTATGCCGGCCACGTGTCCATCGAGCTGATGAACCCGGTGATCTGGCAGATCTCCGGCCGCCAGTTCAGCGAAGTGGCCATGACCGCCCTGCGTAAGCTCCTCGGCCAAGCCAGTATGCAATAA
- a CDS encoding KpsF/GutQ family sugar-phosphate isomerase, protein MDAALPWPADEPAPSRGGRLSPFERIRAARQILREEAEAITRLAETLDGEFARAVELVAECAGMVVVTGMGKAGNIGRKISATLRSTGTRSAFLHPAEAIHGDLGLLGDNDILLALSQSGETEEITRLVDCARTQALPIIAITARADSSLGRASEIVLELGRLREAGSLGLAPSTSTTAMLALGDALALVACQMRGFGREDFAKLHPGGSLGRMLSDVDRHMRRWQECRVAHDALTAREVFVEVSRPGRRSGAIMLLDAEGMLSGIFTDSDLARLFETKREGDLDRPIRELMTARPKTVLCGSPMHAAVALMAERKISELPVIDAEGRPVGLLDITDIMGLFPEAAGKE, encoded by the coding sequence ATGGACGCCGCACTTCCGTGGCCTGCCGACGAGCCTGCGCCATCGCGCGGCGGGCGGCTGAGTCCCTTCGAGCGGATTCGCGCGGCGCGGCAAATCCTTCGCGAAGAAGCCGAGGCCATCACGCGCCTGGCCGAGACTTTGGACGGCGAGTTCGCCCGAGCCGTGGAACTCGTCGCTGAGTGCGCCGGCATGGTCGTCGTGACCGGTATGGGCAAGGCCGGCAACATCGGGCGGAAAATCTCCGCAACGTTGCGCTCCACCGGCACGCGCAGCGCGTTCCTGCATCCCGCGGAAGCAATCCACGGCGACTTGGGGTTGTTGGGAGACAACGACATACTGCTCGCGCTCTCGCAGAGCGGCGAAACTGAAGAGATCACGCGCTTGGTCGATTGCGCGCGGACGCAGGCGTTGCCGATCATCGCCATTACCGCCCGCGCCGACAGCAGCCTGGGCCGCGCCAGTGAAATCGTATTGGAACTCGGGCGTTTACGTGAAGCCGGCTCGCTCGGCCTGGCGCCAAGCACCAGCACCACGGCCATGCTGGCGCTCGGCGATGCCTTGGCTCTCGTGGCCTGCCAGATGCGCGGGTTCGGCCGCGAAGATTTTGCCAAGCTCCATCCCGGCGGCAGTTTGGGGCGCATGTTAAGCGACGTCGATCGTCACATGCGACGTTGGCAAGAATGCCGCGTAGCCCACGACGCACTCACCGCGCGCGAAGTATTCGTCGAAGTCAGCCGCCCCGGCCGCCGCAGCGGCGCGATCATGCTGCTCGACGCGGAAGGCATGCTATCCGGCATCTTCACCGACAGCGATCTCGCGCGGCTATTCGAAACCAAGCGCGAAGGCGATCTCGATCGCCCGATCCGCGAACTGATGACGGCGCGCCCAAAAACGGTCCTCTGCGGCTCACCCATGCACGCGGCGGTAGCGCTGATGGCGGAAAGAAAAATCAGCGAACTACCAGTCATCGACGCCGAGGGCCGCCCCGTCGGCCTGCTCGACATCACCGACATCATGGGTTTGTTTCCGGAGGCGGCGGGGAAAGAGTAG
- a CDS encoding HAD hydrolase family protein, with protein sequence MSLTELCRPISLILSDVDGVFTDGGVIYDNQGIESKRFHIRDGLGVKLWRRAGGRFGVITGRTSHIVNVRAAELGIDIVRQGTEDKLPAARDIIAQLGLTPEQVCYIGDDLPDLPAMRCVALGVTVADGAEELRQAADYVTSAKGGEGAVRETIEMILKSQRRWEELVRKYE encoded by the coding sequence ATGTCTTTGACTGAACTTTGCCGGCCGATTTCGTTGATTCTGTCCGACGTGGACGGCGTGTTCACCGATGGAGGCGTGATTTATGACAACCAAGGCATCGAGTCGAAGCGTTTCCACATCCGCGATGGTCTCGGCGTCAAGCTGTGGCGGCGCGCCGGCGGTCGCTTTGGCGTGATCACCGGTCGCACGTCGCACATCGTCAACGTGCGGGCGGCGGAGTTGGGCATCGACATCGTGCGCCAAGGCACGGAGGACAAGCTGCCGGCGGCGCGCGACATCATCGCGCAATTGGGACTCACGCCGGAACAAGTCTGCTACATCGGCGACGACCTGCCCGACCTGCCGGCGATGCGTTGCGTCGCTCTCGGCGTCACGGTGGCCGACGGCGCCGAAGAACTCCGCCAAGCGGCCGACTATGTGACCAGCGCCAAGGGCGGCGAAGGCGCAGTGCGCGAGACCATCGAGATGATCCTGAAATCGCAACGCCGCTGGGAAGAGTTGGTGAGGAAATACGAGTAA
- a CDS encoding MFS transporter: MAIRFGILRSPATARRIMGDSLPAEFPAPMMRATASLDLPEARPARAKPALRPKPPQASAYDRNFWFSYAANFFMVAAVSLLFRYSDFVAHLGGREQHLGWIVGVGMLGSLSMRIFLGAGIDRYGPRIIWIASLAGFVVSCLAQLMVARVDGSAIYFWRIVYQTSIAGCYGASIAYVSSRAPVERLAEVVGTLGTSGFLGMQCGTLLTDFLSAHAPIWSMFCGAATMGFASLVCATFGARNAVRHPQHRRLPIFYVLRKYRPGPLLVVAAAMGFGLSLPTVFVRPFAASIQVASISWFFSVYTITAFGARMALRRMADQYGTRSVALCGLSSLIAGMLCFIPITEGWHLIVPAFMIGAAHAMLFPAATAGVSRAFPARYRGLATTLTMAMFDFGAFVVSPLAGGLLWLAERNGVAAYPTMFASVAAFLTILAAAYAYSSRLVVAPLAAA; this comes from the coding sequence ATGGCGATTCGGTTTGGGATTCTCCGCAGTCCGGCGACGGCGCGGCGTATAATGGGTGATTCGCTTCCCGCCGAGTTTCCCGCCCCGATGATGCGTGCCACGGCCAGTCTGGATCTTCCCGAAGCCCGGCCGGCACGCGCGAAACCTGCCCTCCGTCCGAAGCCGCCGCAAGCGAGCGCGTACGACCGGAATTTCTGGTTCAGCTACGCGGCGAATTTCTTCATGGTGGCGGCCGTCAGCTTGCTGTTTCGTTACTCCGATTTCGTCGCGCACCTGGGCGGTCGCGAACAGCACTTGGGGTGGATCGTCGGCGTCGGCATGCTGGGCAGCCTGTCGATGCGCATTTTTCTGGGCGCTGGGATCGATCGCTACGGACCGCGGATCATCTGGATCGCATCGCTCGCGGGATTTGTCGTGAGTTGTCTGGCGCAACTCATGGTGGCGCGCGTCGACGGCTCGGCGATTTACTTCTGGCGGATCGTCTATCAAACCAGCATCGCCGGTTGTTATGGCGCGAGCATCGCGTACGTTTCGTCGCGGGCGCCCGTGGAGCGCTTGGCGGAAGTGGTCGGCACGCTCGGTACGTCGGGCTTTCTCGGCATGCAATGCGGGACGTTGCTGACGGATTTTCTCTCGGCGCACGCGCCGATCTGGTCGATGTTCTGCGGCGCGGCGACGATGGGTTTTGCGTCGCTGGTTTGCGCGACGTTCGGCGCGCGCAACGCCGTGCGCCATCCGCAACATCGGCGGTTGCCCATTTTTTATGTGCTTCGAAAGTATCGACCGGGGCCGCTGCTGGTCGTCGCCGCGGCGATGGGCTTTGGCTTAAGCCTGCCGACGGTCTTCGTGCGCCCCTTCGCCGCGTCGATTCAAGTGGCGTCGATCTCCTGGTTTTTTAGCGTCTATACGATCACCGCGTTCGGCGCCCGAATGGCGCTGCGGCGGATGGCGGATCAATACGGTACGCGCAGCGTGGCACTATGCGGACTTAGCTCGTTGATCGCCGGGATGCTGTGCTTTATCCCGATCACGGAAGGCTGGCACCTGATCGTGCCGGCGTTCATGATCGGCGCCGCGCATGCCATGCTGTTCCCCGCAGCGACGGCCGGAGTGAGCCGCGCCTTCCCGGCGCGCTATCGCGGGCTGGCGACGACGCTCACGATGGCGATGTTCGATTTCGGCGCGTTCGTGGTCTCGCCGCTGGCGGGCGGATTGCTTTGGCTTGCCGAACGCAACGGCGTGGCGGCCTACCCGACGATGTTCGCCAGCGTGGCGGCGTTCCTGACGATCTTGGCCGCGGCCTACGCCTACAGTTCCAGGCTCGTCGTTGCGCCGTTGGCGGCCGCGTAG
- a CDS encoding NYN domain-containing protein — MKLLIDGYNLLHVAGLMGRRLGPGGLERARNALLGLLASSLTPEEAARTIVVFDAGAKAPRDRPRHELLHGIQVQYSEPGEEADDLLERLIAADSAPKQLTVVSGDHRLQRAAKRRKATAVASEAWLEELNRRRGSTPTARPPRTSKPTEPLTAEEVEAWLKEFGVG; from the coding sequence ATGAAGCTTTTGATCGACGGCTACAACCTGCTGCATGTGGCGGGCCTCATGGGCCGGCGTCTTGGTCCCGGCGGCTTGGAACGCGCGCGGAATGCCTTGCTCGGACTGCTGGCGTCGAGTCTGACGCCTGAGGAGGCGGCGCGCACGATCGTGGTATTCGACGCCGGGGCGAAGGCTCCGCGCGACCGCCCGCGGCATGAGCTATTGCATGGCATCCAGGTGCAATACTCCGAACCTGGCGAAGAAGCCGACGACCTGCTGGAGCGGTTGATCGCCGCCGACAGCGCCCCCAAGCAACTCACGGTCGTCTCGGGCGATCACCGCCTGCAACGCGCCGCCAAACGCCGCAAAGCGACGGCGGTGGCGAGTGAAGCGTGGCTAGAGGAACTCAACCGCCGCCGCGGCTCGACGCCGACTGCCCGACCGCCGCGCACCAGCAAGCCGACGGAACCGCTGACTGCGGAGGAAGTGGAGGCTTGGTTAAAGGAGTTTGGCGTGGGGTGA